The following proteins come from a genomic window of Azoarcus sp. PA01:
- a CDS encoding glycosyltransferase family 2 protein, protein MTASAELTLSVVIPAYNYAATLPRAVESVVNQLGPTHELIVIDDGSTDATPEVLAELARRHPHAFRAVYKENGGLSSVRNRGILEARGSFLIFLDADDELLPGALAALDEHIDAHPDTRMVIGGHVSAWPDGKRREDIPADLPGEPLDRLRAYLLDKRLALSNGACAMHRDVFSRGGYPEQFRSAEDIPVFAQVLGNYPCTLLKKPLACIHKHDDSLRHQFTHAKAGGLALVDEIFSPRRLGSEFQDLKGRVYVQRCLSLFRSAYIAGDAAAAKGYFRAALKQDRRVIFAGAYVRKALRLWVCGSR, encoded by the coding sequence ATGACGGCGTCGGCCGAATTGACCCTCAGTGTCGTCATCCCTGCGTACAACTATGCGGCGACGCTGCCCCGTGCAGTCGAATCCGTCGTGAACCAGCTGGGCCCGACGCATGAGCTGATCGTCATCGACGACGGTTCGACCGATGCCACGCCCGAAGTCCTCGCGGAACTCGCCCGCCGCCATCCGCATGCTTTTCGTGCCGTGTACAAGGAAAACGGCGGTCTTTCGTCAGTGCGCAACCGGGGCATACTGGAAGCGCGAGGGAGTTTTCTGATATTTCTCGACGCCGACGACGAGCTGCTGCCCGGCGCGCTGGCGGCGCTGGACGAGCACATCGACGCGCATCCGGACACGCGCATGGTGATCGGCGGGCACGTCAGCGCCTGGCCCGACGGAAAGCGTCGCGAAGACATCCCTGCGGACCTGCCCGGCGAGCCGCTCGACCGCCTGCGCGCCTACCTGCTCGACAAGCGGCTCGCACTTTCGAACGGCGCCTGCGCGATGCATCGTGACGTGTTTTCGCGGGGCGGTTACCCGGAGCAGTTCCGCAGTGCCGAAGACATTCCGGTGTTCGCACAGGTGCTGGGGAACTATCCGTGCACCCTGCTCAAGAAGCCGCTCGCATGCATCCACAAGCATGACGACAGTCTGCGGCATCAATTCACCCACGCGAAGGCGGGCGGACTGGCGCTGGTGGACGAAATATTCTCGCCAAGGCGACTGGGGAGCGAATTCCAGGACCTGAAGGGGCGCGTGTACGTGCAGCGCTGTCTGTCGCTGTTTCGCAGCGCCTATATTGCGGGGGACGCCGCTGCGGCCAAAGGATATTTTCGCGCCGCGCTGAAACAGGACCGGCGCGTCATTTTCGCCGGGGCGTATGTTCGCAAAGCGCTGCGCCTGTGGGTCTGCGGCAGCCGCTGA
- a CDS encoding DUF2782 domain-containing protein: protein MRRTLIVLLMAIAAPVAAQRPPQLEPIPEPPPIPPGMSDESLEPEVTIKKSGEDTVQEYRIRGRLYMIKVTPPHGVPYYLVDHEGNGVMARQDVMPTLSVPMWVIKSW from the coding sequence ATGCGCCGCACCCTGATCGTCCTGCTGATGGCCATCGCCGCGCCGGTCGCCGCCCAGCGGCCGCCGCAACTCGAACCGATTCCCGAACCGCCACCGATTCCTCCGGGCATGAGCGACGAATCGCTCGAACCGGAAGTGACGATCAAGAAAAGCGGCGAAGACACGGTGCAGGAATACCGCATCCGCGGCCGCCTCTACATGATCAAGGTGACGCCGCCGCACGGCGTGCCCTACTACCTCGTCGACCACGAAGGCAACGGCGTCATGGCGCGCCAGGACGTCATGCCGACGCTGTCGGTGCCGATGTGGGTCATCAAGTCCTGGTGA
- a CDS encoding alanine:cation symporter family protein, translating into MDGLISTINSYVWSPALVYLCLGVGLYFSIRTRFMQVRGIGEMVRLMFSGKSSDAGVSSFQALTIALSGRVGTGNIAGVATAITFGGPGAVFWMWMVAFLGASTAYVESTLAQIYKEKDDNGQYRGGPAYYIEKAMGQRWYAWIFAVATVIAMGVLLPGVQANSIASGLTMAWGIEPAVTAALIVITLGFIIFGGVKRIAHFAEFVVPFMALAYVLVALVIVLLNVERVPEMFRLIFASAFGLEAGFGAVLGLAVQWGVKRGVYSNEAGQGSGAHAAAAAEVSHPAKQGYVQAFSVYIDTWLVCSATAFMLLATGMYNVRHPDGSMLVEALPGVEAGPGYTQAAVEAVMPGFGSIFVALALTLFAFTTIVGYYYIAETNLTYINRKVHRPGLVFALRLLMLCAVTYGAVRTASAAWDLGDIGVGVMAWLNIIAILILQKPALVALRDYERQKKEGLDPTFDPEKLGIRNADHWKK; encoded by the coding sequence ATGGACGGCCTGATATCCACGATCAACAGCTACGTCTGGAGCCCGGCGCTCGTGTATCTGTGCCTCGGCGTCGGCCTGTATTTCTCGATCCGCACGCGCTTCATGCAGGTGCGCGGCATCGGCGAGATGGTGCGGCTGATGTTCAGCGGCAAGAGTTCGGACGCCGGCGTGTCGTCATTCCAGGCGCTGACGATCGCGCTGTCGGGACGGGTCGGCACCGGCAACATCGCCGGCGTCGCGACCGCGATCACGTTCGGCGGGCCCGGCGCAGTATTCTGGATGTGGATGGTCGCGTTCCTCGGCGCGTCGACCGCGTATGTCGAATCGACGCTCGCACAGATCTACAAGGAAAAGGACGACAACGGCCAGTACCGCGGCGGCCCAGCGTACTACATCGAGAAGGCGATGGGCCAGCGCTGGTATGCGTGGATCTTCGCCGTCGCGACCGTGATCGCGATGGGCGTGCTGCTGCCCGGCGTGCAGGCGAACAGCATCGCCTCCGGCCTGACCATGGCGTGGGGAATCGAGCCGGCGGTGACAGCGGCGCTGATCGTCATCACGCTCGGCTTCATCATCTTCGGCGGGGTCAAGCGGATCGCGCATTTCGCCGAATTCGTCGTGCCGTTCATGGCGCTGGCGTACGTCCTGGTCGCGCTCGTGATCGTGCTGCTCAACGTCGAGCGCGTGCCGGAGATGTTCCGGCTGATCTTCGCGAGCGCATTCGGACTCGAAGCAGGTTTCGGCGCGGTGCTCGGCCTCGCGGTGCAATGGGGCGTCAAGCGCGGCGTCTATTCGAACGAAGCCGGCCAGGGTTCGGGTGCGCACGCGGCGGCCGCGGCGGAAGTCTCGCACCCGGCGAAGCAGGGCTACGTGCAGGCGTTCTCGGTGTATATCGACACGTGGCTGGTATGCTCGGCGACGGCGTTCATGCTGCTCGCAACGGGGATGTACAACGTCAGGCATCCGGACGGTTCGATGCTCGTCGAGGCGCTGCCGGGCGTCGAAGCGGGCCCGGGCTACACGCAGGCGGCAGTCGAAGCGGTGATGCCCGGCTTCGGCAGCATTTTCGTCGCGCTCGCGCTGACGCTGTTCGCCTTCACGACGATCGTCGGGTACTACTACATCGCCGAGACCAACCTCACCTACATCAATCGCAAGGTGCATCGTCCCGGGCTGGTCTTCGCGCTGCGGCTGCTGATGCTGTGCGCGGTCACTTACGGCGCGGTCAGGACCGCGAGCGCGGCCTGGGACCTCGGCGACATCGGCGTCGGCGTCATGGCGTGGCTCAACATCATCGCGATCCTGATCCTGCAAAAACCCGCGCTCGTCGCGCTGCGCGACTACGAGCGGCAGAAGAAGGAAGGCCTCGACCCGACGTTCGACCCCGAAAAACTCGGCATCCGCAACGCCGACCACTGGAAGAAGTGA
- the rlmH gene encoding 23S rRNA (pseudouridine(1915)-N(3))-methyltransferase RlmH encodes MKLLIVAVGTRMPAWVEAGFGEFARRMPRELPLQLVEVKAEPRTTGKTVEAMMAAEAARIEAALPARCRRVILDEHGADLTTMALARRVEAWQAGGEDVALIIGGPDGLSPPLKATAHERVRLSSLTLPHALVRPLLAEALYRAWSVLKNHPYHRE; translated from the coding sequence ATGAAGCTGCTGATCGTCGCCGTCGGCACGCGCATGCCGGCGTGGGTCGAGGCCGGCTTCGGCGAATTCGCACGACGCATGCCGCGCGAATTGCCGCTGCAGCTCGTCGAAGTGAAGGCCGAGCCGCGCACGACCGGCAAGACCGTCGAGGCGATGATGGCCGCCGAAGCGGCGCGCATCGAAGCGGCGCTGCCGGCGCGTTGCCGGCGCGTGATCCTCGACGAGCACGGCGCCGACCTGACGACGATGGCGCTCGCGCGCCGCGTCGAAGCCTGGCAGGCCGGCGGCGAGGACGTCGCGCTGATCATCGGCGGGCCGGACGGACTGTCGCCGCCGCTGAAGGCGACGGCACACGAACGCGTGCGCCTGTCGAGCCTGACGCTTCCGCATGCGCTGGTCCGCCCGCTGCTCGCCGAAGCCTTGTATCGCGCCTGGAGCGTGCTGAAAAACCATCCCTATCACCGCGAATAG
- the polA gene encoding DNA polymerase I codes for MPVLLLVDGSSYLYRAFHALPDLRTSKGEPTGAIRGVLSMLRRLESDYKAEFRACVFDAKGKTFRDDWYPQYKAHRPSMPDDLRAQVEPLHEAVKAEGWPLLCVDGVEADDVIGTLTRRALERGWEVVISTGDKDLTQLVRPGVRWVNTMSDEVLDDAGVTAKFGVPPALIVDYLALVGDTVDNVPGVEKCGPKTAVKWLTEYGTLDNLVANADKVGGKVGENLRKHLEFLPLGKRLVTVATDLALPIQLEDLPARDDDKVALRALYERFEFRGWLQAIDDDKLGSDSISQTAKIESDPNFEPGAHRAGYESILDWPTFERWLAKLEAAELVAFDTETTSLDQMGAKLVGMSFAIVEGEAAYLPLAHIYPAAPAQLPLAEVLAKLRPWLESDAHAKLGQNLKYDAHVLANHGVRLGGIAHDTLLESYVLESDRPHDMDSLAKRHLGLDTIPYTAVCGKGVGQICFDQVAIERATEYAAEDADITLRLHRTLWPQLEATPALAALYRDIEMPAMAVLFDMERTGVLIDAFLLTQQSEELGRRLMMLEREAHELAGQPFNLGSPKQLGEILFGKLGLPVVKKTSTGQPSTDEEVLQQLADDYPLPKLLLEHRGLSKLKSTYTDKLPRMVNAKTGRVHTSFAQAVAVTGRLASSEPNLQNIPIRTAEGRRIRAAFIAPRDHVIVSADYSQIELRIMAHLSNDARLLQSFAEGEDVHRATAAEIFGMPPGEVTSEQRRYAKVINFGLIYGMSAHGLAKNLGLERAAAAAYIDRYFARYPGVAAYMERTRSEARARGYVETVYGRRLYLPEIRASQAGRRQAAERAAINAPMQGTAADLIKKAMIATRRWLADAQLRSRLVLQVHDELVLEVPRDELETVRATLPGVMTGVADLSVPLLVEVGHGENWDEAH; via the coding sequence ATGCCCGTGCTGCTGCTCGTCGATGGTTCCAGCTATCTCTACCGCGCATTCCATGCGTTGCCGGACCTGCGGACGTCGAAAGGGGAGCCGACGGGGGCGATTCGGGGTGTGCTGTCGATGCTACGTCGCCTCGAAAGCGACTACAAGGCGGAATTCCGCGCCTGCGTGTTCGACGCGAAAGGCAAGACTTTCCGCGACGACTGGTATCCGCAATACAAGGCGCACCGCCCGTCGATGCCGGACGACCTGCGCGCCCAGGTCGAACCGCTGCACGAGGCGGTCAAGGCCGAAGGCTGGCCGCTGCTGTGCGTCGATGGCGTCGAGGCGGACGACGTCATCGGCACGCTGACGCGCCGCGCGCTCGAGCGCGGCTGGGAAGTCGTGATCTCGACCGGCGACAAGGACCTCACGCAGCTCGTGCGCCCCGGCGTGCGGTGGGTCAACACGATGAGCGACGAAGTGCTCGACGACGCCGGCGTTACCGCCAAGTTCGGCGTGCCGCCGGCGCTCATCGTCGACTACCTCGCGCTCGTCGGCGACACCGTCGACAACGTCCCCGGCGTCGAGAAATGCGGCCCGAAGACGGCGGTGAAATGGCTCACCGAATACGGCACGCTCGACAACCTCGTCGCGAACGCGGACAAGGTCGGCGGCAAAGTCGGCGAGAACCTCAGGAAGCATCTCGAATTCCTGCCGCTCGGCAAGCGCCTCGTGACCGTCGCGACCGACCTCGCGCTGCCGATCCAGCTCGAGGACCTGCCGGCGCGCGACGATGACAAGGTCGCACTGCGCGCGCTGTACGAGCGCTTCGAATTCCGCGGCTGGCTGCAGGCGATCGACGACGACAAATTGGGGTCGGACTCGATTTCGCAAACCGCGAAAATCGAGTCCGACCCCAATTTCGAACCCGGTGCCCACCGCGCCGGCTACGAGAGCATCCTCGACTGGCCGACGTTCGAGCGCTGGCTGGCGAAGCTCGAAGCCGCCGAGCTCGTCGCGTTCGACACCGAGACGACGAGCCTCGACCAGATGGGCGCGAAGCTCGTCGGCATGTCGTTCGCGATCGTCGAAGGCGAGGCCGCGTACCTGCCGCTCGCGCACATCTACCCGGCGGCGCCGGCGCAGCTGCCGCTCGCCGAAGTGCTCGCGAAGCTCCGGCCGTGGCTCGAGTCCGACGCGCACGCGAAGCTCGGCCAGAACCTCAAGTACGACGCCCACGTGCTGGCGAACCACGGCGTGCGGCTCGGCGGCATCGCGCACGACACGCTGCTCGAGTCGTACGTGCTCGAGAGCGACCGGCCGCACGACATGGATTCGCTCGCGAAGCGCCACCTCGGCCTCGACACGATCCCCTACACCGCGGTGTGCGGCAAAGGCGTCGGCCAGATCTGCTTCGACCAGGTCGCGATCGAGCGTGCGACCGAATATGCCGCCGAGGACGCCGACATCACGCTGCGGCTGCACCGCACGCTGTGGCCGCAGCTCGAGGCGACGCCTGCGCTCGCCGCGCTGTACCGCGACATCGAAATGCCGGCGATGGCGGTGCTGTTCGACATGGAGCGCACGGGGGTGCTGATCGATGCGTTCCTGCTCACGCAGCAGAGCGAGGAGCTCGGCCGCCGGCTGATGATGCTCGAGCGCGAGGCGCACGAGCTCGCCGGCCAGCCGTTCAACCTCGGCTCGCCGAAACAGCTCGGAGAGATTTTATTCGGCAAGCTCGGGCTGCCGGTCGTCAAGAAGACTTCGACCGGCCAGCCGTCGACCGACGAGGAAGTGCTGCAGCAGCTCGCCGACGACTACCCGCTGCCGAAGCTGCTGCTCGAGCACCGCGGGCTGTCGAAGCTGAAGAGCACTTACACCGACAAGCTGCCGCGCATGGTGAATGCGAAGACCGGGCGCGTACACACGAGCTTCGCGCAGGCCGTCGCCGTCACCGGCCGGCTCGCGAGCTCGGAACCGAACCTGCAGAACATCCCGATCCGCACTGCCGAAGGACGCCGCATCCGCGCCGCGTTCATCGCGCCGCGCGACCACGTCATCGTGTCGGCGGACTATTCGCAGATCGAGCTGCGCATCATGGCGCACCTGTCGAACGACGCACGGCTGTTGCAGTCGTTCGCCGAAGGGGAGGACGTGCACCGTGCGACCGCCGCGGAGATTTTCGGCATGCCGCCGGGCGAAGTCACGAGCGAGCAGCGCCGCTACGCCAAAGTCATCAACTTCGGCCTGATCTACGGCATGAGCGCGCACGGACTGGCGAAGAACCTGGGTCTCGAACGCGCCGCGGCCGCGGCCTACATCGACCGCTACTTCGCGCGCTACCCGGGGGTCGCCGCATACATGGAACGCACGCGCAGCGAGGCGCGGGCGCGCGGCTACGTCGAGACTGTGTACGGCCGCCGCCTCTATCTGCCGGAGATCCGCGCGAGCCAGGCCGGGCGCCGCCAGGCTGCCGAGCGCGCTGCGATCAATGCGCCGATGCAGGGCACGGCCGCCGACCTGATCAAGAAGGCGATGATCGCGACCCGGCGCTGGCTGGCCGACGCGCAGCTGCGTTCCCGGCTCGTGCTGCAGGTGCATGACGAACTGGTGCTCGAAGTGCCGCGCGACGAACTCGAAACGGTCAGGGCGACGCTGCCGGGCGTGATGACCGGTGTCGCCGACCTGTCGGTGCCGCTGCTCGTCGAAGTCGGCCACGGCGAGAACTGGGACGAGGCGCACTGA
- the nadD gene encoding nicotinate-nucleotide adenylyltransferase, with amino-acid sequence MSAVSPEPRPLGIFGGTFDPIHIGHLRLAQEAHEALRLSQVSFVPAGQPPHRGAPRSRAADRLAMVRLATAGNGAFTVDDSEVFAQGKSYTALTLERLRAALGPQRPLVLILGADAFQGLPTWHRWRDLLQLAHVAVANRPGYAPHHDRRSGALSPELDAVCSDHMSNDPGAVRESPAGRIVPFDMTPLAISASQVRALIHAGRSARYLLPDPVLDYIARHHLYHGN; translated from the coding sequence ATGAGCGCCGTGAGTCCTGAGCCGCGGCCGCTCGGCATTTTCGGCGGCACCTTCGACCCGATCCATATCGGTCACCTGCGCCTCGCGCAGGAGGCGCACGAAGCGCTGCGGCTCAGCCAGGTCAGCTTCGTTCCGGCCGGCCAGCCGCCGCACCGCGGCGCGCCACGTTCGCGCGCCGCCGACCGGCTCGCGATGGTGCGGCTAGCGACCGCCGGCAATGGGGCGTTCACCGTCGATGACAGCGAAGTGTTTGCGCAAGGCAAGAGCTACACCGCGCTGACGCTCGAGCGCCTGCGCGCGGCGCTCGGCCCGCAGCGCCCGCTGGTGCTGATCCTCGGCGCCGATGCGTTCCAGGGCCTGCCGACGTGGCACCGCTGGCGCGACCTCCTGCAACTCGCGCATGTCGCCGTAGCGAACCGCCCGGGCTATGCGCCGCATCACGATCGCCGATCGGGCGCCCTGTCGCCGGAACTCGACGCCGTGTGCAGCGATCACATGAGCAACGACCCGGGAGCCGTGCGCGAGTCACCCGCCGGCCGGATCGTTCCCTTCGACATGACGCCGCTCGCGATCTCCGCATCGCAAGTGCGCGCCCTGATCCACGCGGGACGCAGTGCCCGCTATCTGTTGCCCGATCCGGTCCTCGACTATATCGCGCGACACCACCTTTATCACGGAAACTGA
- the rsfS gene encoding ribosome silencing factor, protein MDIRKLQKTVVDALEDIKAKDIEVINTTKLTSLFDRIVVASGDSNRQTRALSRNVQDKVREAGGHVVSVEGEETGEWVLVDLGDIVVHIMQPATRDFYNLEELWATTPKRSRVAAGTAHLTAE, encoded by the coding sequence ATGGACATACGCAAACTGCAGAAAACCGTCGTCGACGCCCTCGAAGACATCAAGGCCAAGGACATCGAGGTCATCAACACCACCAAGCTCACGTCGCTGTTCGACCGCATCGTCGTCGCCAGCGGTGACTCGAACCGGCAGACACGAGCGCTGTCGCGCAACGTGCAGGACAAAGTCAGGGAAGCCGGCGGCCATGTCGTCAGCGTCGAAGGCGAGGAGACCGGCGAATGGGTGCTGGTCGATCTCGGCGACATCGTCGTGCATATCATGCAGCCGGCCACCCGCGACTTCTACAACCTCGAGGAACTGTGGGCGACGACGCCGAAGCGCTCGCGCGTCGCTGCCGGAACGGCTCACTTGACGGCCGAATGA
- a CDS encoding TIGR00730 family Rossman fold protein: MTAKEKIPPSAPSSTAPRFNARESWRIFGIMAEFVEATERLNAIRPAVSIFGSARTPPDHMYYMLTERISRLLSDAGFAVISGGGPGIMEAANKGAYFGKSPSIGLNIQLPLEQAANPYQDISQTFQHFFARKFMFVKFASAYVVMPGGFGTLDELMEAMTLIQTGKSRNIPIILVHEPFWRGLLDWFRDRLIAERMVNPADLDLIQLIDKPEDVVEAIFKHYETRGFLPLPDEHELMLNL; encoded by the coding sequence ATGACGGCGAAAGAAAAAATCCCACCCAGCGCGCCGAGCAGCACGGCCCCGCGCTTCAACGCGCGCGAGTCGTGGCGAATCTTCGGAATTATGGCAGAGTTCGTCGAAGCGACCGAACGCCTCAACGCGATCCGCCCGGCAGTGTCGATCTTCGGTAGCGCGCGCACGCCGCCCGACCACATGTACTACATGCTCACCGAGCGCATCAGCCGGCTGCTGTCGGACGCCGGCTTCGCGGTGATCTCGGGCGGCGGCCCGGGCATCATGGAAGCGGCGAACAAGGGCGCGTATTTCGGCAAGAGCCCGTCGATCGGCCTCAACATCCAGCTGCCGCTGGAACAGGCGGCGAATCCGTACCAGGACATCTCGCAGACCTTCCAGCACTTCTTCGCGCGCAAGTTCATGTTCGTGAAGTTCGCGTCGGCCTACGTCGTGATGCCGGGCGGCTTCGGCACGCTCGACGAGCTGATGGAAGCGATGACGCTGATCCAGACGGGAAAAAGCCGCAACATCCCGATCATCCTCGTTCATGAACCGTTCTGGCGAGGGCTGCTCGACTGGTTCCGCGACCGCCTCATTGCCGAACGCATGGTCAACCCGGCGGACCTCGACCTCATCCAGCTGATCGACAAGCCCGAAGACGTCGTCGAGGCGATCTTCAAGCATTACGAAACGCGCGGCTTCCTGCCACTGCCCGACGAGCACGAGCTGATGCTGAACCTGTGA
- a CDS encoding carbamoyltransferase yields the protein MALTLLGLSGALTHDPSAALYIGGQLVAAAEEERFVRDKHAKNRMPYEAAKFCLEFAGIGPDDVDAVAIPFAPISIMEPARWHYAKRYWYAPDRGLDAILTGNRRFHRYKKRIEWCLQQLGFDPKKTKIVPVEHHLAHASSAYHCSGFTEKTAILGIDGKGEYATTFFGYGENGRIHKIKEFYDPDSLGGLYGAITEYLGFEMLDGEYKVMGMAPYGDPHKYDFSRLAKFDNGELVVDTDYANVIGFRRYKEHGKGYYFSPKLVDWLGPKRAGDIADEPYIHYAASMQKLFEDLALQMIDYYLGDILRDTGRLAFAGGGALNVKLNQKIIARPDVRELFVQPASGDSGTAIGAASYVSVARGVPIEKMEHVYLGPRYTDEEVIAACAKHPSQPQWQQIANGDVEVPARIAELLADGHPVAWFQGRMEFGPRALGGRSILGCPSAAGVADRINEQIKFRERWRPFCPSMLDTVGPQMLQTDHPAPFMTFTFEVADEWKTRVPEVVHEDGTSRAQVLKREYNPRYYDLMKELEKLTGNGVVLNTSLNRRGEPMICSPTDALNMFFGSDLQYLVMEDVLVVKGVDGPT from the coding sequence TTGGCTCTGACCCTACTCGGATTGTCCGGCGCGCTGACCCACGACCCGTCAGCGGCGCTCTATATCGGCGGCCAGCTCGTGGCCGCAGCCGAAGAAGAGCGCTTCGTGCGCGACAAGCACGCAAAGAACCGGATGCCGTACGAAGCGGCGAAGTTCTGCCTCGAGTTCGCCGGCATCGGGCCGGACGACGTCGACGCGGTCGCGATCCCGTTCGCACCGATCAGCATCATGGAGCCGGCGCGCTGGCACTACGCGAAGCGCTACTGGTACGCGCCCGACCGCGGGCTCGATGCGATCCTGACCGGCAACCGCCGCTTCCACCGCTATAAAAAGCGCATCGAATGGTGCCTGCAGCAGCTCGGCTTCGATCCGAAGAAGACGAAGATCGTGCCGGTCGAGCACCACCTCGCGCACGCCTCGAGCGCGTACCACTGCTCCGGCTTCACGGAAAAAACCGCGATCCTCGGCATCGACGGCAAAGGCGAATACGCGACGACGTTCTTCGGTTACGGCGAGAACGGCCGCATCCACAAGATCAAGGAATTCTACGACCCCGATTCGCTCGGCGGTCTGTACGGCGCGATCACCGAGTACCTCGGCTTCGAGATGCTCGATGGCGAATACAAGGTCATGGGCATGGCGCCCTACGGCGACCCGCACAAGTACGACTTCTCGCGCCTCGCGAAATTCGACAACGGCGAGCTCGTCGTCGACACCGACTACGCGAACGTGATCGGTTTCCGGCGCTACAAGGAACACGGCAAAGGCTATTACTTCTCGCCGAAGCTCGTCGACTGGCTCGGCCCGAAGCGCGCCGGCGACATCGCCGACGAGCCGTACATCCATTACGCCGCGAGCATGCAGAAGCTGTTCGAGGACCTCGCGCTGCAGATGATCGACTATTACCTCGGCGACATCCTGCGCGACACCGGGCGGCTCGCGTTCGCCGGCGGCGGCGCACTCAACGTCAAGCTCAACCAGAAGATCATCGCGCGCCCCGACGTGCGCGAGCTGTTCGTGCAGCCGGCGTCCGGCGATTCGGGCACCGCGATCGGCGCCGCTTCGTATGTGTCGGTCGCGCGCGGCGTGCCGATCGAGAAGATGGAGCACGTCTATCTCGGCCCGCGCTACACGGACGAGGAAGTCATCGCCGCGTGCGCGAAGCACCCGTCGCAGCCGCAGTGGCAGCAGATCGCCAACGGCGACGTCGAAGTGCCGGCCCGCATCGCGGAGCTCCTCGCCGACGGCCACCCGGTCGCGTGGTTTCAGGGGCGCATGGAATTCGGCCCGCGCGCGCTCGGCGGGCGCTCGATCCTCGGCTGCCCGAGCGCGGCCGGGGTCGCCGACCGCATCAACGAGCAGATCAAGTTCCGCGAGCGCTGGCGCCCGTTCTGTCCGAGCATGCTCGACACCGTCGGCCCGCAGATGCTGCAGACCGACCACCCTGCGCCGTTCATGACTTTCACGTTCGAAGTCGCCGACGAATGGAAGACGCGCGTGCCCGAAGTCGTGCATGAGGACGGCACGTCGCGCGCCCAGGTCCTGAAGCGCGAATACAATCCGCGCTACTACGACCTGATGAAGGAACTCGAAAAGCTCACCGGCAACGGCGTCGTGCTCAACACGTCGCTGAACCGCCGCGGCGAACCGATGATCTGCTCCCCGACCGACGCGCTGAACATGTTCTTCGGCTCGGATTTGCAGTATCTGGTGATGGAGGATGTGCTGGTCGTGAAGGGAGTGGATGGGCCGACATGA
- a CDS encoding homoserine kinase: MSVFTPVSTEELSAWLGRYAVGRLVELQGISAGVQNSNFFVTTTLGRYVLTLFEAIPRAELPFYLHLMAHLARHGLPVPAPIANRDNEYLGTLSGRPAALVRRLSGHSEMTPGTGHCARVGAMLAGLHLAGLSYGRRQDNPRGAAWRDAAAARVRPFLPDDEQALLDAELAVQAGVAYDRLPRGVIHADLFRDNVLWDDDRIGGVIDFYFAGHDALLFDVAVTVNDWCTTPGGELDPSRAEALLAAYHAERPFEAAERDAWPAMLRGAALRFWLSRAEDFHLPKAGEMVLVKPPAEYRDILRRHIAAPHCLPV, from the coding sequence ATGTCCGTCTTCACGCCCGTCTCGACCGAGGAGCTGTCCGCGTGGCTCGGCCGCTACGCGGTCGGCCGGCTGGTCGAGCTGCAGGGCATCTCGGCGGGCGTGCAGAACAGCAACTTCTTCGTCACGACGACGCTCGGCCGCTACGTGCTGACGCTGTTCGAGGCGATCCCGCGCGCCGAGCTGCCGTTCTACCTGCACCTGATGGCGCACCTCGCGCGTCACGGCCTGCCGGTGCCGGCGCCGATCGCCAACCGCGACAACGAATACCTCGGCACGCTCAGCGGCCGGCCCGCCGCGCTCGTCAGGAGACTCTCCGGACATTCCGAGATGACGCCCGGCACCGGCCACTGCGCGCGTGTCGGCGCGATGCTCGCCGGGTTGCACCTGGCCGGCCTGTCGTACGGCCGCAGGCAGGACAACCCGCGCGGCGCAGCCTGGCGCGATGCCGCGGCGGCACGCGTGCGTCCGTTCCTGCCGGACGACGAGCAGGCGCTGCTCGACGCCGAGCTCGCCGTCCAGGCGGGGGTCGCGTACGACCGGCTGCCGCGTGGCGTGATCCACGCGGACCTGTTCCGCGACAACGTGCTGTGGGACGACGACCGGATCGGCGGCGTCATCGATTTCTATTTCGCCGGCCATGACGCGCTGCTGTTCGATGTCGCAGTCACCGTCAATGACTGGTGCACAACGCCAGGCGGCGAACTCGACCCGTCCCGCGCCGAAGCGCTGCTCGCCGCCTACCACGCCGAGCGCCCGTTCGAAGCCGCGGAGCGCGACGCGTGGCCGGCGATGCTGCGCGGCGCGGCGCTGCGGTTCTGGCTGTCGCGCGCCGAAGACTTCCATCTGCCCAAAGCGGGCGAGATGGTGCTCGTCAAGCCGCCGGCCGAATACCGCGACATCCTGCGCCGGCACATTGCCGCACCCCACTGCCTCCCTGTCTGA